Genomic window (Anaerolineales bacterium):
CCCAGGGGGATAGATCGAACATCTTACGGAACGTATATCTTCCAAGCAAGATCATGGATGCCATCATCGGCGAGGACAACAGCAAACCCAAAACGCCAGCCAAACTCGCTCCGATCAACAATCCGAACAAGATGAGCACGGGATGCAAATTAAGCGATGCGCCCATGATGCGGGGCACGACGAGGTAATCGATCAACTGATCGAGGACGACGACACAGACAACGACGAGCAAGCCGTGCGCAAAAGGTGTGAGGCCATACCAGTTGGCAGGCTGAAACAAAGCGACCAGCGCAGCGACCAGGCCTGCCGTGAACGGACCGAGTATCGGTACAAATTTCGCGATGCCACCGAGAACACCCAACCCCAACGAAAAACGCAGTCCGAGCGCAGACATCAAAATCCAGGTCAAAAGGCCCGACGTCGTAACCACGAGCAGTTGACCGCGCAGGAACGCATTCCAGATTGTGGCCAACGCACTCCGCAATCGATGGAGGTCGTCCTGATACTGGGGGATACCGATATCGTGGACGGCCGAATGGATATGGGGATAATCGATGATGATGAAATAGGCCACCGCGAAGGTGAAAAAGACGCTCGCCAGGGACTCTATGGCGACCGAAGCCAAAGAGGCGATCAGCGTGCTGACCTGCCCAAAGATGG
Coding sequences:
- a CDS encoding AI-2E family transporter, which translates into the protein MKTKANISPRWSLLTKAFVGAILLLLIVGLLSRFHGVIPILITALILAFLEVPLVRLLHQSTRLSWSLAANICFLLVLIIILGLSTWAGIAVVSQLQSLFQVLQTMLMGLPEQLANISTETFMIGPWHINLSQLDLPTLAENLLASIQPIFGQVSTLIASLASVAIESLASVFFTFAVAYFIIIDYPHIHSAVHDIGIPQYQDDLHRLRSALATIWNAFLRGQLLVVTTSGLLTWILMSALGLRFSLGLGVLGGIAKFVPILGPFTAGLVAALVALFQPANWYGLTPFAHGLLVVVCVVVLDQLIDYLVVPRIMGASLNLHPVLILFGLLIGASLAGVLGLLLSSPMMASMILLGRYTFRKMFDLSPWDPPIDVLREPRTPPARIVHLLDRLRRNKGQGNGS